A stretch of Methanobrevibacter sp. YE315 DNA encodes these proteins:
- a CDS encoding hydrogenase — protein sequence MKLYDQIFDVVKQFKKLFSPGPVTNADVSGSLTAEIFLIVSLLLSAILLRHVNVLLAGIVTLLLAFVLISNIPLIPKFKIEQDDSLEKMIFYAIITLSIIVVCMYWGGNFV from the coding sequence ATGAAACTATATGATCAAATATTTGATGTTGTAAAGCAATTCAAAAAATTGTTTTCACCAGGCCCTGTAACTAATGCAGATGTTTCTGGAAGTTTAACAGCAGAAATATTCTTAATTGTTTCATTGTTATTGTCAGCAATATTGTTAAGGCATGTAAATGTTTTGCTTGCAGGTATAGTTACATTATTACTGGCCTTTGTATTGATTTCAAATATTCCGCTTATTCCTAAGTTTAAAATCGAGCAAGATGATTCTCTAGAGAAGATGATATTCTATGCAATAATAACACTTTCAATTATTGTCGTATGTATGTACTGGGGTGGTAATTTTGTCTAA
- a CDS encoding energy-converting hydrogenase B subunit J — protein sequence MMLSLGPIIFGLLLGLIIGSQIKLNVSDAQFTKASFAVILIAGIGVAWQSGNFPFYTDLPISTAFLAALIGMFVGRLLFARSK from the coding sequence ATGATGTTAAGTTTAGGACCAATAATATTTGGATTGCTATTAGGTTTAATTATTGGATCTCAAATTAAGCTTAATGTTAGTGATGCACAATTCACTAAAGCATCATTTGCCGTGATACTTATTGCAGGAATTGGTGTAGCATGGCAATCAGGTAATTTTCCGTTTTACACAGATTTACCGATTTCAACTGCATTTTTAGCTGCTTTAATAGGAATGTTTGTAGGTAGACTACTATTTGCAAGGAGTAAATAA
- a CDS encoding 4Fe-4S binding protein has product MFLTTNTCEGKRDCINQCPTKAIKFINGRAFSCLTCGICYKNCPNGAIFQNSYGGYVVDRAKCNGCGMCMYNCPTNNITIEDGIVYGICSRCGVCQEVCCNRVDGFELEKEKQLNFIESLKILYPSLEDVPEKVESKAKEVSRSYFGTDTEKCILCGRCQEYCPTGAIHVKIDRDEGICRECRLCADVCPNDSMNKHQIVSNSSCTLCLNCMKSCPNNAISVDESKIVVNKINQKPSGSIISCLNCGLCADLCENESHKFEDGKLRYDPTMDTENVTHEIAIEACPIHTLHEDEEMFIYDEFNDEELPTLAGFCVSCGKCVQVCDEAGARQYMTHTWDGSVSQDCISCGICVEVCQEDAITLNRGSISVNLDKCILCENCAVHCPVDAIPKSTMYKNEIKNGFNFIEQKLCMHCGLCHKICSYDAIEEIDGNFVVNDEKCTYCGACKNACPARAFLFERNFKDSIEGI; this is encoded by the coding sequence ATGTTTTTAACAACTAATACATGTGAAGGAAAAAGAGATTGTATTAATCAATGTCCTACAAAAGCTATTAAATTCATTAACGGCAGAGCTTTCAGTTGTCTTACTTGTGGAATATGTTATAAAAACTGTCCAAATGGAGCAATATTCCAAAACAGCTATGGAGGATATGTTGTAGACAGAGCCAAATGTAATGGTTGTGGAATGTGCATGTACAATTGTCCTACAAACAATATTACTATTGAGGATGGAATTGTATATGGAATCTGTTCACGCTGTGGCGTATGTCAAGAGGTCTGCTGCAATCGTGTTGATGGATTTGAACTTGAAAAAGAAAAGCAACTTAATTTCATAGAGTCATTAAAAATATTATATCCTTCATTGGAGGATGTTCCTGAAAAAGTCGAATCAAAAGCCAAAGAAGTTTCAAGAAGCTACTTTGGCACAGACACAGAAAAATGTATCTTATGCGGAAGATGTCAGGAATATTGTCCAACTGGAGCCATTCATGTTAAAATTGATAGAGATGAGGGAATTTGTAGAGAATGTAGGCTTTGTGCAGATGTTTGTCCAAATGATTCAATGAATAAACATCAGATTGTTAGCAACTCATCTTGTACACTTTGTCTTAATTGTATGAAATCCTGTCCTAACAATGCGATTTCTGTTGACGAATCCAAGATTGTCGTTAATAAGATAAATCAAAAACCGTCCGGTTCCATCATATCCTGTCTTAACTGCGGATTATGTGCTGATTTATGTGAAAATGAATCTCATAAGTTTGAAGACGGCAAATTAAGATATGACCCGACTATGGATACGGAAAATGTAACTCATGAAATTGCAATTGAGGCATGTCCGATTCACACATTGCATGAAGATGAAGAAATGTTCATTTATGATGAGTTTAATGATGAAGAGCTGCCGACATTGGCTGGATTCTGTGTATCCTGTGGTAAATGTGTGCAAGTTTGTGATGAAGCTGGCGCACGTCAATACATGACACACACATGGGATGGAAGTGTTTCACAAGATTGCATCTCCTGTGGAATCTGTGTTGAAGTATGCCAAGAAGACGCAATTACTTTAAACAGGGGCTCAATTTCAGTTAACTTAGACAAATGTATATTATGTGAAAATTGTGCCGTTCACTGTCCGGTTGATGCTATTCCAAAATCTACAATGTATAAGAATGAAATTAAAAATGGATTTAACTTCATTGAGCAAAAATTATGTATGCATTGTGGATTATGTCATAAGATTTGTTCATATGACGCAATTGAGGAAATTGACGGTAACTTTGTAGTAAATGATGAGAAATGTACTTATTGCGGCGCATGTAAAAATGCATGTCCTGCAAGAGCATTCTTGTTCGAAAGAAATTTTAAAGATTCAATAGAGGGTATTTAA
- a CDS encoding hydrogen gas-evolving membrane-bound hydrogenase subunit E, which translates to MTAVLSVTLFDAVFHLSNMINPGVSNIYNALGTQIAPNLVTVVIFDFRAYDTLGESIILLTAGLVVLLIFGKGLLGDKR; encoded by the coding sequence ATGACAGCAGTACTTTCTGTTACATTATTTGATGCAGTATTCCACTTAAGTAACATGATTAACCCTGGTGTAAGTAATATTTACAACGCTTTAGGAACTCAAATAGCACCAAACCTTGTAACTGTTGTTATATTTGATTTTAGAGCTTACGATACATTAGGAGAATCAATTATATTGCTTACTGCGGGTCTTGTGGTATTGCTTATATTTGGTAAAGGATTATTGGGGGATAAACGATGA
- a CDS encoding MnhB domain-containing protein gives MSQSSVILKIISLPISIILICLGIMTILGGHITPGGGFQGGAMIASGIILSVLVYGIGNSPIELSHTYIEVLESIGALGFVIFGLIGLLLGGFYLYNFGTDLLNVVPAATQAIFHYPDVTNAGIIPYLNIFVGLKVFAGLSAIVIAFAGFKKFVEEGE, from the coding sequence ATGAGTCAAAGTAGTGTCATTTTAAAAATAATATCTTTGCCAATTTCAATCATATTAATTTGTTTAGGTATAATGACCATTCTCGGAGGGCACATCACTCCTGGTGGTGGTTTCCAAGGTGGTGCAATGATTGCTAGTGGAATCATATTATCTGTCCTGGTTTATGGCATAGGCAATTCTCCAATAGAATTGTCACACACATATATTGAAGTTTTAGAATCTATCGGCGCATTAGGATTTGTTATCTTTGGTCTGATTGGATTGTTACTTGGTGGATTTTACTTATACAACTTTGGAACTGATTTGCTTAATGTAGTTCCAGCAGCCACTCAAGCCATATTCCACTATCCTGATGTGACTAATGCTGGTATCATTCCATATCTCAATATATTTGTAGGTTTGAAAGTATTTGCAGGTCTATCAGCAATTGTTATTGCATTTGCAGGATTTAAGAAGTTTGTAGAGGAGGGTGAATGA